GCAACAGCCGTATTTACAGCCACAAGGACAGAATTCGCCTCACCCTGACCCTACGGGGCAAGCGCCTGGGGTTCAGCCTGGCGGAAATGCGCGAGTTGTTCGAACTCTATGATGCCGAGCACAGCACTCGGCCCCAGCTGCACTCCATGGTGGCCATGATCGCGGAAAAGCGCATCGTGCTGCAGCAGCAGCAGGACGACATAGAAAAGGTGCTGGCGGAGCTGGACGCCGCCGATATCAAGGCAAAGGAAGCGCTGGAAAAAATGAAGCACCACTGAGAAATAAAACGTCAGACGCAAGAAAAAGCCCCGCTTGGCGGGGCTTTTGATTTATTGGTCGTGGCTGACGCTGGCCAGCTTGTCGAAGTAGTCCGGAAAGGTCTTGGAAGTGCAGCCCGGATCCAGAATCACCACGGGAGTGTCACTCAGCGCCACCAGCGAAAAACACATGGCAATACGGTGATCATTGTAGGTGGCAATCTCCGCCTCCTGCAGCGCCGGCGCCGGGGTCACCACCAGGTAGTCTTCCCCTTCTTCCACCTCGACACCCAGCTTTTTCAGCTCGGTGGCCATGGCGTAAAGCCGGTCGGTTTCCTTCACCCGCCAGTTGTAAATATTGCTGATGCGGGTGGTGCCTTCGGCAAACAGGGCCGTGGTGGCAATGGTCATGGCCGCATCGGGAATGTGGTTCATGTCCATGTCCACCGCCTTCAGCGGACCCACATGCTCGGCCTCGATAAAGTCGTCACCCCAGGTGATCTTCGCCCCCATGGCTTCCAGCACATCGGCAAAACGAATGTCGCCCTGAATGCTGTCACGGCCAATGCCGGTAACCCGCACTCGGCCCTTGATGGCGCCGGCGGCGAGGAAATAGGAAGCAGAGGAAGCGTCCCCTTCCACCATAAAGGCGCCCGGCGACACATAGGTCTGATTGCCGGTAATGTAAAAGGTCTGGTAGTCGTCGTGCTCCACCACCACACCGAACTGCTTCATGATGTGCAGGGTAATGTCGATGTAGGGCTTGGACACCAGCTCGCCCTTGATATGGATGCGAGTATCACCCGACGCCATGGGGGCGGCCATCAGAAAGGCGGTCAGAAACTGGCTGGAGACGGAGCCGTCCACATGCACATCTCCGCCCCACAGGCCCTTGCCGTTGATAAACACCGGTGGATAGCCGTCGGTCTTGAGGTAGCTGATATCGGCGCCGGCTTCCCGCAGGGCATCCACCAAATGGCCGATAGGACGCTCCCACATGCGCGGCTCACCGGTCAGGGTAAACTCGCCGGTACCCAGGCACAGGGCGGCGCACAGGGGCCGCATGGCGGTGCCCGCATTGCCCAGAAACAAGGTCACCGGCTCGCCGACACTGAAGGCCCGCCCCAGTCCGTGCACCACGCACTCGGTCTTGTCTTCCGAGAGCTCATACTGCACTCCCAGCTGTTTGAGCGCATCCAGCATATGGCGAATGTCGTCGCTGTCGAGCAGGTTGGTCAGGCGGGTGGTACCCTGGGCCAGCGCGGCCAGCAACAGGGCACGGTTTGACACCGACTTGGAGCCGGGCAGGTTCACCGTGCCCGCCACCCGGGCAATGGGAGATAGTTTGAGACTTTCCA
The Oceanimonas doudoroffii DNA segment above includes these coding regions:
- a CDS encoding MerR family transcriptional regulator — protein: MMPNKEVTYTISELADEFDITPRTLRHYEELGLLTPKRKGNSRIYSHKDRIRLTLTLRGKRLGFSLAEMRELFELYDAEHSTRPQLHSMVAMIAEKRIVLQQQQDDIEKVLAELDAADIKAKEALEKMKHH
- the aroA gene encoding 3-phosphoshikimate 1-carboxyvinyltransferase, with amino-acid sequence MESLKLSPIARVAGTVNLPGSKSVSNRALLLAALAQGTTRLTNLLDSDDIRHMLDALKQLGVQYELSEDKTECVVHGLGRAFSVGEPVTLFLGNAGTAMRPLCAALCLGTGEFTLTGEPRMWERPIGHLVDALREAGADISYLKTDGYPPVFINGKGLWGGDVHVDGSVSSQFLTAFLMAAPMASGDTRIHIKGELVSKPYIDITLHIMKQFGVVVEHDDYQTFYITGNQTYVSPGAFMVEGDASSASYFLAAGAIKGRVRVTGIGRDSIQGDIRFADVLEAMGAKITWGDDFIEAEHVGPLKAVDMDMNHIPDAAMTIATTALFAEGTTRISNIYNWRVKETDRLYAMATELKKLGVEVEEGEDYLVVTPAPALQEAEIATYNDHRIAMCFSLVALSDTPVVILDPGCTSKTFPDYFDKLASVSHDQ